A genome region from Proteus vulgaris includes the following:
- the caiD gene encoding crotonobetainyl-CoA hydratase, with amino-acid sequence MSQSLHLTTRGSILEIVLDRPKANAIDAKTSHEMGEVFIRFRDDPNLRVAIITGAGERFFSAGWDLKAAAEGEAPDADFGAGGFAGLTELFNLDKPVIAAVNGYAFGGGFELALAADMMICSNNASFALPEAQLGIVPDSGGVLRLPKRLPPAIVNEMLMTGRRMNADEALRWGIANRVVSSAELMDSARELADQIAHSAPLAVAALKEIYRATSELSIEEGYKLMRSGVLKHYPSVLHSEDATEGPLAFAEKRAPEWKGR; translated from the coding sequence ATGAGCCAGTCATTACATCTAACAACGCGCGGTTCAATACTTGAAATTGTATTAGATAGACCAAAAGCCAATGCTATTGATGCGAAAACCAGCCATGAAATGGGTGAAGTCTTTATACGTTTTCGTGATGATCCCAACTTACGTGTTGCGATTATTACAGGTGCTGGTGAGCGCTTTTTCTCTGCGGGATGGGATTTAAAAGCGGCGGCTGAAGGCGAAGCGCCTGATGCGGATTTTGGGGCGGGTGGCTTTGCAGGTTTAACCGAGCTTTTCAATCTGGATAAACCCGTCATTGCTGCGGTTAACGGCTATGCTTTTGGTGGTGGCTTTGAATTAGCGCTTGCCGCCGACATGATGATTTGTTCAAACAATGCTTCTTTTGCCTTACCTGAAGCCCAGTTAGGCATTGTGCCTGATAGTGGCGGTGTTCTGCGTTTACCTAAACGTTTACCACCAGCTATTGTCAATGAAATGCTGATGACAGGCCGTCGTATGAATGCTGACGAAGCGCTTCGTTGGGGTATTGCAAACCGTGTTGTTAGTTCCGCTGAATTAATGGATAGCGCTCGCGAACTCGCTGATCAAATTGCTCATAGCGCGCCACTGGCTGTGGCGGCTTTAAAAGAAATTTATCGCGCCACCAGTGAGCTTTCTATTGAAGAGGGTTATAAATTAATGCGCAGTGGAGTGTTAAAACATTATCCAAGTGTCTTGCATTCAGAAGATGCCACCGAAGGACCACTTGCCTTTGCGGAAAAACGTGCACCTGAATGGAAAGGCCGATAA
- the caiF gene encoding carnitine metabolism transcriptional regulator CaiF, protein MCEEYMNKPLYLSIADWVQEQERWVSAKEIAKKFDIPQCNAINIVSYILSDVKEIECETKSVPNQLEGRGCQCQRMIKVSHIDPQVYSRLKGHTQEKRSQSAPEKLAAMIPHGLNHEQKWQWMLSKSQRR, encoded by the coding sequence ATGTGTGAAGAATACATGAATAAACCACTCTATCTGTCAATTGCTGATTGGGTTCAAGAGCAAGAACGTTGGGTAAGTGCAAAAGAAATTGCAAAAAAATTCGATATTCCTCAATGCAACGCCATTAATATCGTTTCTTACATTCTTTCTGATGTAAAAGAGATTGAATGTGAAACAAAAAGTGTACCTAACCAATTAGAAGGTCGAGGCTGTCAGTGTCAACGAATGATCAAAGTCAGCCATATTGATCCTCAAGTCTACTCACGTTTAAAAGGCCATACTCAAGAAAAAAGAAGTCAAAGTGCGCCTGAAAAATTGGCGGCGATGATCCCACATGGATTGAACCATGAGCAAAAATGGCAATGGATGTTGTCAAAATCTCAGCGTCGCTAA
- the caiE gene encoding carnitine operon protein CaiE: protein MSIYAFEGLIPVVHPTAYIHPSAVLIGDVIIGAGVYIGPLASLRGDYGRLIVEAGANLQDGCIMHGYTDMDTIVRENGHIGHGAILHSCIIGRDSLVGMNSVIMDGAVIGEESIVAAMSFVKAGFQGKARQMLIGSPAKHVRDITDNDMEWKRMNTREYQDLAIRCRQSLVEITPLTAPEPNRPRLRGTTEVKPKGQ, encoded by the coding sequence ATGAGTATCTACGCGTTTGAAGGTCTTATTCCTGTGGTACATCCAACCGCCTATATCCACCCATCTGCGGTATTAATTGGTGATGTCATTATTGGTGCAGGTGTTTATATCGGCCCTTTAGCCTCACTTAGAGGCGACTATGGGCGCTTGATTGTTGAAGCAGGCGCAAACCTTCAAGACGGTTGTATCATGCACGGTTATACCGATATGGACACCATTGTTAGAGAAAATGGGCATATTGGGCACGGTGCCATTCTCCATAGTTGTATTATCGGGCGTGACAGTTTAGTTGGTATGAATAGCGTGATTATGGATGGTGCCGTCATTGGTGAAGAAAGCATTGTTGCCGCGATGAGCTTTGTAAAAGCGGGCTTTCAAGGAAAAGCGAGACAAATGCTAATAGGCAGCCCTGCAAAACATGTGCGAGATATTACTGATAATGACATGGAATGGAAGCGTATGAACACGCGTGAATATCAAGACTTGGCAATTCGTTGCCGCCAAAGCTTAGTGGAAATCACGCCATTAACAGCACCTGAACCTAATCGCCCTCGTTTACGTGGCACAACAGAGGTAAAACCGAAAGGTCAGTAA
- the caiC gene encoding crotonobetaine/carnitine-CoA ligase, which translates to MDVIGKQNLRQMWDDLAEVYGTKTALIFESAQGQVRQFSYSELNEEINRTANLFHASGIKKGDHVALHLDNCPEFFFCWFGLAKIGAVMVPINARFMYEESAWIINHCQAHYVVTRDNFYPIYQPMLQDEQCPLTQLFLITENSLPAEKGVIDFLKEKAKHPVMLNHYTPLSVDDTAEILFTSGTTSQPKGVVITHYNLRFAGYYSSWQNALREDDVYLTVMPAFHIDCQCTASLAAFSVGATFVLLEKYSARAFWKQILKYQATVAECIPMMMRTLMAQPISSEEKQHKLREVMFYLNLADEEKDAFLERFNVRLFTSYGMTETIVGLIGDRPGDKRRWPSIGRPGFCYQAQIRDKQNNEVPDGVVGEICVKGEPGKTIFKEYYNRPDATAKALEPDGWLHTGDYGYRDDEGFFYFVDRSCNMIKRGGENVSCVEIENIISSHPKIQDVAVIGVPDNIRDEAIKAFVVLVENETLSEEAFFHFCEQNMAKFKVPSEVEFRDGLPRNCSGKVIKKHLK; encoded by the coding sequence ATGGATGTGATTGGCAAACAAAACTTACGTCAAATGTGGGATGATTTGGCTGAGGTTTATGGCACAAAAACAGCGCTAATTTTTGAATCCGCACAAGGACAAGTAAGGCAATTTAGCTACAGTGAATTAAATGAAGAGATAAATAGAACCGCAAATCTTTTTCATGCTAGTGGCATAAAAAAAGGCGACCATGTTGCTTTACATCTTGATAACTGTCCTGAGTTTTTCTTTTGCTGGTTTGGCTTGGCAAAAATTGGTGCTGTGATGGTGCCCATTAATGCACGCTTTATGTATGAAGAGAGCGCATGGATAATCAATCACTGCCAAGCGCATTACGTCGTAACTCGTGATAATTTTTATCCGATTTACCAACCTATGTTGCAGGATGAACAATGCCCTTTAACGCAGCTGTTTTTAATCACAGAAAACAGCCTCCCTGCTGAAAAAGGCGTTATCGACTTTTTAAAAGAGAAAGCCAAGCACCCTGTTATGCTCAATCATTACACACCATTAAGTGTAGATGATACTGCTGAAATTCTTTTTACCTCCGGAACGACGTCTCAACCCAAAGGTGTCGTTATCACTCACTATAACCTACGCTTTGCAGGTTACTACTCATCATGGCAAAACGCATTACGCGAAGATGACGTTTATCTTACTGTAATGCCTGCTTTTCATATTGACTGCCAATGCACCGCATCACTCGCCGCATTTTCTGTGGGTGCCACCTTTGTATTGTTAGAGAAATACAGTGCCAGAGCCTTTTGGAAACAGATCCTTAAATACCAAGCAACGGTAGCGGAATGTATTCCAATGATGATGAGAACCTTAATGGCGCAACCTATTTCATCAGAAGAAAAGCAGCATAAATTACGTGAAGTGATGTTTTATCTCAATCTTGCCGATGAAGAAAAAGATGCCTTCCTTGAACGCTTTAACGTGCGATTATTCACCTCTTATGGCATGACAGAAACCATTGTTGGCTTAATTGGTGACAGACCTGGCGATAAACGGCGCTGGCCATCAATTGGTAGACCCGGTTTTTGCTATCAAGCCCAAATCAGAGACAAACAAAACAATGAAGTTCCTGATGGCGTAGTTGGTGAGATCTGCGTAAAAGGCGAGCCAGGAAAAACTATTTTTAAAGAGTATTACAACCGACCTGATGCAACCGCAAAAGCATTAGAGCCTGATGGTTGGTTGCATACTGGCGATTATGGTTATCGTGACGATGAAGGCTTTTTTTATTTCGTTGATCGCAGTTGCAATATGATCAAACGCGGTGGAGAGAATGTCTCTTGTGTTGAGATTGAAAACATCATTTCTTCACATCCTAAAATTCAAGATGTGGCTGTAATTGGTGTACCTGACAATATTCGTGATGAAGCGATTAAAGCCTTTGTCGTACTGGTTGAAAATGAAACCTTGAGTGAAGAAGCGTTCTTCCATTTCTGTGAGCAAAATATGGCAAAATTCAAAGTCCCCTCTGAAGTTGAATTTAGAGATGGCTTGCCTCGTAACTGCTCAGGAAAAGTGATTAAAAAGCATTTGAAATAA